In the Sandaracinus amylolyticus genome, GCGAGGGCGATGCGTTCGGAGCTGGTCGCGATCGCGCTCGGTGTGCTGGGGATCGTCGGGTGCGACGCGCCGCGCGGGGTCGACGCGCGCTACTCGACGCCCGAGCACACGATCGAGACGCTGCTCGCGAGCCACGGCCTCGAGGACGCGACCCAGGAGGACATCCGCGCGCGCATGAGCGCGCACCAGCGCTTCGAGCTGCGCGATCGCGCGTCGTTCGAGGCGTGCTTCGCCGATCTCCAGCCGGGCCCGGTGGGCGAGGGGCTCGCAGGCTGGACGCTCGGTGCGATCGCGGCAGGGCGCGACGAGCTGCGCGTCGAGATCATCGGCGATCGCGCGACGGTCGCGCCGCGCGAGGGAGTGCGCATCGCGATGGCGCGCGACGAGGGCGGACGCTGGCGCATCGTGCTCGCGGAGAGCGTGCCGATCGAAGTGCGGAGAGCGCTCGGCGCGGTCGCGGAGAGGCACGATCGGAGAGCGAGAGAGCAGGGCCTGCCGACGGAGTGAGCTCCGAAGGCCGGGCGAATGCGAGCGTCGGGGCCGCGGCGAAGCGTGCGCCCACCGCTTCCCGACGCTCGCGCCCTGTCGTGTCTCTCTAGAGAGTCCAGCCCCCGTCCACCACGACCGTCTCGCCCGTGAAGTACGACCCGGCGTCGCTCGCGAGCAGCAGCGCGATGCCGCTGATCTCGTGCGGCTGCGCCACGCGCTTCAGCGCGGTCCGACCGAGCACCATGTTCATGATCTCGTCGTTCGTCGTCAGCGCCGACGCGAACTTCGTGTCCACCAGGCCCGGCGCGATCGCGTTCACGCGGATGCCCGCGGAGCCGAGCTCCATCGCGAGCGTCTTGGTCATCGAGATCACCGACGCCTTCGTCATCGCGTACACGCCCTGGAGCGGCATCGCCATGAGCCCCGCGACGCTCGCGACGTTCACGATCGAGCCCGGCGCCTTGCGCGCCATGCACTGCTGCGCGACCGCGCGCGTCGCGTAGAAGTAGCCCTTCACGTTGACCTCGAAGGTCTTGTCCCAGGCCGCTTCCTCGATGTTCGTCATCGGGCCGAAGTACGGGTTCGTCGCCGCGTTGTTCACGAGCACGTCGACCTTGCCGAACCGCTCGACCGCTGCCGCGACCAGGCCCTCGACCTGCTCGCGCGAGCCGGTGTGGCACGCGTGCGCGAACGCCTCGCCGCCGTCCGCCTCGATGCCCGCCTGCACCGCCTTCAGCGCATCGATCTTGCGCGACGCGAGCACGACCTTCGCGCCGGCCTTCGCGAATGTGCGCGCGATGTTCTCGCCGATGCCCCGGCTCGCGCCGGTGACGATCGCGACCTTGTCTCGGAGTTGGATGACGGGCTCCACGCTCATGTCCTCCGTGAGAACGGTTTGTCTCGGGGACGCGCATGATAGCGGCGGATCGCA is a window encoding:
- a CDS encoding glucose 1-dehydrogenase encodes the protein MSVEPVIQLRDKVAIVTGASRGIGENIARTFAKAGAKVVLASRKIDALKAVQAGIEADGGEAFAHACHTGSREQVEGLVAAAVERFGKVDVLVNNAATNPYFGPMTNIEEAAWDKTFEVNVKGYFYATRAVAQQCMARKAPGSIVNVASVAGLMAMPLQGVYAMTKASVISMTKTLAMELGSAGIRVNAIAPGLVDTKFASALTTNDEIMNMVLGRTALKRVAQPHEISGIALLLASDAGSYFTGETVVVDGGWTL